The following are encoded in a window of Pygocentrus nattereri isolate fPygNat1 chromosome 5, fPygNat1.pri, whole genome shotgun sequence genomic DNA:
- the anxa11a gene encoding annexin A11a: MSYPGYPLQPGGYPSQPGGYPPQAGGYPPQPGTYPPQAGGYPPQAGGYPPQGGGYPPQPGAYPSQPGAYPPQPGAYPGQPAAYPPLPTGGWGAPAAHGMPGIGLDNLSNPGFNPGNMPAMPGPGMPQAPGPGYPGGPAPGQPMPGFPQAPAPNPSMPGYPQAPAPNPSMPGYPQAPAPSPSMPAYPQTPSPNPSMPAYGGGYGGGAPVVPSVNRGFRGTIPDFPGADPLRDAEVLRKAMKGFGTDEQAIINLLGSRSNKQRVPLVISYKTAYGKDLIKDLKSELSGNFEKVVLAMLKAPAQFDASELREAIKGAGTDEACLIEILSSRSNAEIREINQVYKAEYKKTLEEAITGDTSGHFRRLLVSLAQGNRDERETVDIALAKQDAQALYQAGENKLGTDESKFNAILCARSKAHLRAVFNEYQHMCGRDLEKSIEREMSGDLEGGMLAVVKCIKDTPAYFAERLYKAMKGLGTKDRTLIRIMVSRSEVDMLDIRQAYIKKYGKSLYTDISGDTSGDYKKLLLKLCGGSD, from the exons ATGAGCTATCCTGGCTATCCACTGCAGCCTGGTGGTTACCCTTCCCAGCCTGGGGGTTATCCACCACAGGCAGGAGGATACCCTCCCCAGCCAGGAACTTACCCTCCTCAGGCAGGGGGTTATCCTCCTCAGGCTGGTGGATACCCACCTCAGGGAGGCGGGTATCCTCCACAACCTGGTGCTTACCCTTCACAGCCTGGGGCCTATCCTCCACAGCCTGGAGCCTACCCAGGCCAACCTGCTGCCTACCCTCCACTGCCTACAG GTGGTTGGGGTGCTCCTGCTGCTCATGGAATGCCTGGAATCGGTCTTGATAATTTGTCCAATCCTGGATTCAATCCAGGCAATATGCCTGCAATG CCAGGACCAGGGATGCCTCAAGCACCAGGGCCAGGATATCCAGGAGGCCCAGCTCCAGGCCAGCCAATGCCAGGCTTCCCACAAGCCCCTGCACCAAATCCATCCATGCCAGGCTACCCACAAGCCCCTGCACCAAATCCATCCATGCCAGGCTACCCACAAGCCCCTGCACCCAGTCCATCCATGCCCGCCTACCCACAAACACCCTCTCCCAATCCATCCATGCCCGCATACGGGGGAGGGTATGGAGGAGGTGCTCCTGTGGTTCCTTCAGTAAAT CGTGGATTCAGAGGGACCATTCCAGATTTTCCTGGAGCAGATCCATTAAGAGATGCAGAAGTTCTTAGGAAGGCCATGAAAGGCTTTG GCACTGATGAACAGGCCATAATTAATCTGCTTGGAAGTCGCTCCAACAAGCAGCGTGTACCACTCGTGATTTCATATAAGACTGCATATGGAAAG GACTTGATTAAGGATTTGAAGTCTGAGCTTTCTGGAAACTTTGAGAAGGTGGTGCTGGCCATGTTGAAGGCTCCTGCTCAGTTTGATGCATCTGAGCTTAGAGAGGCCATTAAG GGAGCAGGGACTGATGAAGCCTGCCTGATCGAGATCCTGTCCTCTCGCTCTAATGCAGAGATCAGAGAAATTAATCAAGTCTACAAAGCTG AGTATAAGAAGACACTGGAGGAGGCCATCACTGGAGACACCTCAGGGCACTTCCGCAGACTGCTGGTCTCTCTTGCTCAG GGAAATCgtgatgagagagagactgttgaTATAGCATTAGCTAAACAAGATGCTCAG GCTCTCTATCAGGCTGGAGAAAATAAACTGGGCACAGACGAGTCCAAATTTAATGCCATCCTGTGTGCTCGAAGCAAAGCTCACCTTAGAGCAG TGTTCAATGAGTACCAACACATGTGTGGCAGAGACCTTGAGAAGAGCATTGAGAGGGAGATGTCCGGGGATCTAGAGGGTGGCATGCTAGCAGTCG TGAAGTGCATTAAGGACACGCCAGCCTACTTTGCTGAAAGACTCTACAAAGCCATGAAG GGACTGGGAACTAAAGACCGCACTCTGATCCGTATTATGGTGTCTCGCTCTGAGGTGGACATGCTAGACATCCGCCAGGCATACATAAAGAAATATGGGAAGTCTCTCTACACAGACATTTCT GGAGACACTTCAGGAGATTACAAGAAATTGCTGTTGAAGCTTTGTGGTGGAAGCGATTAA